From Elusimicrobiota bacterium, the proteins below share one genomic window:
- a CDS encoding sugar transferase, with protein MLIFRWRRILLFLGDLALFYVALGLALIVRHFALITPEFYLHNVKVFSLLVPIWAGVFYVVGLYDIRRVNKLTNLINYTLLALVASSSVSVAVLYLFSLQIGTSPKINFMVAFILMHALAMLWRRIWTRFLLAKVLAQRVAFLGSNPLIEEIRRDLENNPHLGFSVAPLPELAARRNEGGLPALGRRAGGGAFSVDVLVVNSSDAANSSLFESLVVSTAVAEDIPVISHLDFYEDLYGKIPPEHAAESGWLFRNVLSRDKNVYLLVKRAIDICVSAAGLIGGFPFFAAVYAALKIADGKRHPALYFQKRVGYLGRKFVIWKFRTMVPGADKAGPLYKAMQGDSRITALGKFLRRTRLDELPQLWNVFKGDMSLVGPRPEWTQEVRLLEQGVPHYHLRHLVKPGLTGWAQINFRATSNEQESVEKLRYDLYYVKNISLALDIGIILRTLRRVFQKDASFTVKKSAEVK; from the coding sequence ATGCTCATATTCAGGTGGCGGCGGATATTACTTTTTCTGGGCGACCTGGCGCTTTTTTATGTCGCGCTGGGCCTGGCTCTTATCGTCCGGCATTTTGCCCTTATAACTCCGGAATTCTACCTTCATAACGTCAAGGTCTTCTCTTTGCTCGTCCCTATCTGGGCCGGGGTGTTCTATGTGGTGGGTCTTTACGATATACGACGCGTAAACAAGCTGACGAACCTTATTAACTACACGCTGCTCGCCCTGGTCGCCAGTTCTTCCGTATCGGTGGCTGTCCTCTACCTTTTTTCGCTGCAGATAGGCACCAGCCCCAAGATCAATTTTATGGTGGCGTTCATACTTATGCACGCGCTGGCCATGCTGTGGCGGCGGATCTGGACGCGATTCTTGCTGGCGAAAGTGCTGGCCCAGCGCGTGGCTTTCCTGGGGAGCAACCCCCTTATCGAGGAAATACGCCGCGACCTGGAAAATAACCCCCATCTCGGCTTCTCCGTTGCGCCGCTGCCCGAATTAGCCGCCCGCAGGAACGAAGGCGGTTTGCCGGCGCTCGGCAGGCGCGCGGGGGGGGGGGCTTTTTCGGTGGACGTGCTTGTGGTGAATTCTTCCGATGCGGCCAATAGTTCCCTCTTCGAGAGTCTTGTGGTTTCGACTGCGGTAGCGGAGGATATCCCGGTTATCTCCCACCTGGATTTTTACGAAGACCTTTACGGGAAGATACCGCCGGAGCATGCGGCCGAATCAGGCTGGCTGTTCCGGAACGTGCTTAGCCGGGACAAGAACGTTTATCTGCTGGTCAAGCGTGCAATAGACATATGCGTCTCCGCCGCCGGGCTGATAGGCGGATTTCCGTTCTTCGCCGCCGTGTATGCCGCCCTCAAGATCGCCGATGGCAAGCGCCATCCGGCTTTATATTTTCAGAAACGCGTCGGCTACTTGGGCAGGAAGTTCGTTATCTGGAAGTTCCGCACTATGGTCCCCGGCGCCGACAAGGCAGGGCCCCTTTATAAGGCCATGCAGGGGGATTCCAGGATAACCGCTTTGGGGAAGTTCCTGCGCCGCACGCGCCTGGATGAACTGCCGCAGCTTTGGAACGTTTTTAAAGGGGATATGTCCCTGGTGGGGCCGCGCCCCGAGTGGACGCAGGAGGTGCGGCTGCTTGAACAGGGCGTGCCGCACTACCACCTGCGCCACCTTGTAAAACCCGGATTGACCGGCTGGGCGCAGATAAATTTCAGGGCCACCTCCAATGAACAGGAATCCGTGGAAAAACTCCGCTACGACCTGTATTATGTCAAGAACATTTCGCTTGCGCTGGATATAGGCATTATACTGCGCACTTTACGCAGGGTTTTCCAGAAAGACGCCTCTTTTACAGTCAAGAAAAGCGCTGAAGTAAAATAA
- a CDS encoding O-antigen ligase family protein → MTEASKLSLPEKILEWTVYVFAASVLLSITLSQAAVLVIAISLIYLAAKDKTKAAAYLARINGSGLVLPFLLFFIAYVYSSILGVDRANSFSFLNSELIKALACFALIAAVPGIKTAAAGAWYAAGATLMGALGIWQFIRGHMLSDGQDTIRAHVKMHAVTYGETMAVALIFSLVGFINSKKGTFARKAYFVSAIVLVAAFSLSLSRGPAIGLAFALAMLYFLEPRSRKMLRVAAVVFFAALAVTVSAVPSFRLRLVSIPRVMVQLVSGEKNTAAGVDESSSIRVELLRVGVKIIRDYPVGGVGPYNVKRVFGFYHPGLFDSRYDSNDVHNLYMEKAAEYGLAGGLIFIYLLFSFLRLVYGNYRALRSAESLWAFTALAGFYVMMLTDSSYHLPRVAMSLYFMLALSQAPDTPRAEALKR, encoded by the coding sequence ATGACGGAAGCATCAAAACTATCCCTGCCGGAGAAAATTCTTGAATGGACCGTGTATGTTTTCGCGGCTTCCGTCCTGCTTTCCATAACTTTAAGCCAGGCGGCCGTATTAGTTATAGCCATATCGCTTATTTATCTTGCCGCGAAGGATAAAACTAAAGCTGCCGCATACCTTGCGCGGATAAATGGCAGCGGTCTCGTTCTTCCGTTTTTGCTGTTTTTTATCGCTTATGTTTATTCCTCCATACTCGGAGTGGACAGGGCGAACAGTTTCTCCTTCCTGAACTCCGAACTTATAAAAGCACTGGCCTGCTTTGCTCTTATAGCGGCTGTGCCAGGTATAAAAACCGCCGCCGCGGGCGCGTGGTATGCCGCCGGAGCGACATTAATGGGGGCGCTTGGCATCTGGCAGTTTATTCGCGGACATATGCTTTCAGACGGTCAGGATACAATCCGGGCTCACGTAAAGATGCATGCCGTTACCTACGGCGAAACAATGGCCGTGGCGCTGATATTCTCTTTAGTGGGTTTTATAAATTCAAAAAAAGGAACCTTCGCGCGAAAAGCGTATTTTGTCTCTGCGATCGTCCTGGTTGCGGCTTTTTCCCTGAGTCTGAGCCGCGGCCCCGCCATCGGACTTGCCTTTGCGCTGGCCATGCTGTATTTCCTTGAACCGCGCTCGCGTAAAATGCTGCGCGTGGCCGCGGTGGTCTTTTTTGCGGCGCTGGCCGTCACAGTTTCCGCCGTTCCGTCTTTCAGGCTTAGGCTGGTCTCGATCCCGCGCGTTATGGTCCAACTGGTATCCGGGGAAAAAAATACAGCCGCCGGTGTGGACGAAAGTTCGTCTATACGCGTGGAGCTGTTGAGAGTAGGCGTGAAAATAATCCGGGACTATCCGGTAGGAGGGGTCGGGCCGTATAATGTAAAGCGGGTCTTCGGCTTTTATCATCCCGGGCTTTTTGACAGCAGATACGACTCAAACGATGTTCACAACCTTTATATGGAAAAGGCGGCTGAGTACGGCCTGGCCGGCGGCCTGATATTTATTTATCTGCTGTTCTCGTTTTTGCGGCTGGTTTATGGAAATTACCGCGCTCTCCGCAGCGCGGAAAGCCTGTGGGCTTTTACGGCGCTGGCGGGATTTTACGTTATGATGCTTACGGATTCATCCTATCACCTGCCCAGGGTGGCTATGAGCCTCTATTTCATGTTGGCGCTTTCCCAGGCCCCGGACACACCTCGCGCTGAAGCGCTGAAGCGCTGA
- a CDS encoding cyclic 2,3-diphosphoglycerate synthase codes for MAKKVLIMGAAGRDFHNFNVYYRDNKKYEVVAFTAFQIPNIAGRKYPAVLAGKLYPSGIPIYEEKEMPALIKKLKVDEVVFAYSDVSFNTVMAKGSIALACGADFKLLSGDHTFIKSKKPVVSVCAVRTGCGKSQTTRMIAGMLKEMGKKVVAIRHPMPYGDLSEQIWQRFASLKDLEKHKCTIEEMEEYEPHIAAGCIVYAGVDYGKILEEAEKEADVILWDGGNNDLPFYKPDLHIVVTDPLRPGHEEMYHPGATNLRMADVVIINKVDTAEPDAVEKVKDNIKRMNPRARIIEAESPVIIENENGQVKNKKVLVVEDGPTLTHGGMEYGAAYVAAKQYGAAEIVDPRPYAIGTIKKVFENFPHLEDILPAMGYGKEQMEELKKTINAIPADLVLVGTPIDLAEHLKFNKPSVRVTYSLKERTTPGMKEELKVMLKNASRLVGV; via the coding sequence ATGGCAAAAAAAGTTCTGATAATGGGAGCGGCAGGCAGGGATTTCCATAATTTCAACGTTTATTATCGCGACAACAAAAAATACGAGGTGGTGGCGTTCACCGCTTTCCAGATCCCGAATATAGCGGGGCGTAAATATCCCGCGGTTTTGGCGGGAAAGCTATACCCGTCCGGCATACCTATTTATGAAGAAAAAGAGATGCCGGCGCTTATAAAGAAACTCAAGGTGGACGAAGTTGTGTTCGCCTATTCGGATGTAAGCTTTAATACCGTTATGGCCAAAGGGTCCATAGCGCTCGCCTGCGGAGCGGATTTCAAGCTGCTCAGCGGCGACCACACGTTCATAAAATCAAAAAAACCGGTCGTGTCGGTGTGCGCCGTGCGGACCGGCTGCGGCAAGAGCCAGACTACCCGCATGATAGCCGGCATGCTTAAAGAAATGGGTAAGAAGGTCGTGGCTATACGCCACCCCATGCCCTACGGCGACCTGTCCGAGCAGATCTGGCAGAGGTTCGCTTCGCTGAAAGATCTGGAGAAACATAAATGCACCATTGAAGAAATGGAGGAATACGAGCCGCACATAGCCGCCGGCTGTATCGTTTATGCCGGCGTGGACTACGGCAAAATACTTGAGGAGGCCGAGAAGGAAGCTGATGTTATTTTATGGGACGGAGGCAACAACGACCTGCCTTTCTATAAACCCGACCTCCACATAGTGGTAACCGATCCGCTGCGCCCCGGACATGAGGAGATGTATCATCCGGGCGCCACGAACCTGCGCATGGCCGATGTCGTGATAATAAACAAGGTTGACACCGCCGAGCCGGATGCCGTTGAAAAAGTGAAGGACAACATCAAGCGCATGAACCCCAGGGCCAGAATTATCGAAGCCGAGTCCCCCGTTATTATAGAAAACGAAAACGGCCAGGTAAAAAACAAGAAAGTCCTGGTGGTGGAAGACGGCCCCACGCTCACTCACGGAGGAATGGAATACGGAGCGGCCTATGTGGCCGCCAAACAGTACGGCGCCGCTGAAATAGTCGACCCGAGGCCCTACGCCATCGGAACCATTAAAAAGGTTTTTGAAAACTTCCCGCACCTCGAAGACATCCTGCCCGCCATGGGTTACGGCAAAGAGCAGATGGAAGAGCTTAAAAAAACCATTAACGCTATACCGGCGGACCTGGTGCTTGTAGGCACGCCGATAGATCTGGCGGAACATCTTAAGTTCAACAAACCGTCGGTGCGCGTCACCTATTCGCTGAAAGAACGCACCACTCCCGGCATGAAAGAAGAGCTGAAGGTGATGCTTAAGAACGCCAGCAGGCTGGTAGGCGTGTAG
- a CDS encoding phosphoglycerate kinase, giving the protein MTVENKTVLKLAKVQDAHLKNKTVLVRVDYNVPMKDGVINDDTRIRETLKTLKLLLAANCKVVLIAHLGRPKGKPDPKYSLGPIAPRLEALAGVKVRFAADCVGPKADKTIADAKNGEIVLLENLRYHTEEEKNDETFARQLAGHGEFFVQEAFGALHRAHASTAAIAKFLPGAIGYLVQKELEYLDKTMVSPVRPFVAIIGGAKVSDKINVLYSLLDKVDTLIIGGGMAYTFLAAQNTNIGNSLLEADKVDEAKAIILKAFKNNVEMLLPADHRVVREIKPDAALEITQAMAVPDGWIGVDVGPRTELLFADKIKGAKTIFWNGPVGIFEIPAFAGGSITVARSMAEATKSGATTILGGGDTLSVLKTAKVGAEQMSHCSTGGGASLEFIEGKQLPGLVALAQK; this is encoded by the coding sequence ATGACCGTTGAAAATAAAACCGTGCTTAAACTGGCGAAAGTGCAGGACGCGCATTTAAAGAATAAAACCGTGCTGGTGCGTGTTGATTACAATGTGCCCATGAAAGACGGGGTTATCAACGACGATACGCGCATTCGTGAAACGCTTAAAACGCTGAAACTGCTGCTTGCGGCAAATTGTAAGGTGGTTCTGATCGCGCATCTTGGCCGCCCCAAGGGTAAGCCCGATCCCAAGTACAGCCTGGGGCCCATAGCCCCGCGTCTTGAGGCGCTGGCCGGGGTTAAAGTGCGTTTCGCGGCCGATTGTGTGGGTCCGAAGGCGGATAAAACGATAGCCGACGCAAAAAACGGGGAAATAGTTCTGCTTGAAAACCTGCGCTATCATACCGAGGAAGAAAAAAACGACGAAACTTTCGCGAGGCAGCTCGCCGGGCACGGGGAATTTTTCGTGCAGGAGGCTTTCGGAGCGCTTCACCGGGCGCACGCTTCAACCGCGGCTATAGCCAAATTTCTGCCCGGAGCCATAGGTTACCTGGTGCAAAAAGAACTGGAATACCTTGACAAAACCATGGTAAGCCCCGTGCGGCCTTTTGTGGCCATTATCGGGGGAGCAAAGGTGTCGGACAAAATAAACGTGCTTTATAGCCTGCTCGACAAGGTGGATACCCTTATTATCGGGGGCGGTATGGCTTACACTTTCCTCGCGGCCCAAAACACTAACATAGGCAACTCGCTTTTGGAGGCTGATAAAGTGGACGAGGCGAAGGCTATAATTCTGAAAGCTTTCAAAAACAATGTCGAAATGCTTTTGCCGGCGGACCACCGCGTGGTGCGCGAAATAAAACCGGATGCCGCGCTGGAAATAACCCAGGCCATGGCGGTGCCTGATGGCTGGATAGGCGTGGATGTTGGCCCAAGAACGGAACTGCTGTTTGCCGACAAGATAAAGGGAGCGAAGACCATTTTCTGGAACGGTCCGGTGGGCATTTTTGAAATCCCCGCTTTCGCCGGCGGCAGTATAACCGTGGCCAGGTCCATGGCTGAAGCCACAAAAAGCGGAGCCACCACGATACTTGGCGGCGGCGATACCCTCTCCGTGCTGAAAACGGCCAAGGTGGGCGCTGAACAGATGTCACATTGCTCCACCGGGGGCGGTGCGAGCCTTGAGTTTATTGAAGGCAAGCAGCTGCCCGGCCTGGTGGCGTTGGCGCAGAAATAG
- a CDS encoding CNNM domain-containing protein codes for MKYIIDLLIALVFLVMNAAFVLAEYAIIKVRYTKLEELSAKGNKRADLAKHAVKHLDGYLSSIQLGITMASLGLGWIGEPALAHLLAPVFTALNLPFSTTAAYSISFGAAFIVMTGAHVILGELVPKYAAILMTEKMALAVALPLNIFYRLTHYPVLIINKSANFVTRAIGIHASESDLLHSDEELRMILGQSQEYGKISLGRLMMFEHLFDFGKTSVKEIMTPKSAIAWLSVRKTWAENLKIIREKKFSRYPLSDAPQELESGFVHLKDLSIACFEEGGGAQGPELIKFRRELRRIPEEITVEKALREFQEQRIQLALTKNSAGETTGLLTMEDIVEELTGEIRDEFDQPPRLLLNDALIKEACALDLKETSRFEAIGEVLAKLHAAAPCFDKDEALKAIIKRETNFSTALGHQTAFPHARLASLSKPLLAVGKSRDGIYFPSPDNQPVKVIFLILTPFNEPTLQLNILSQLSGLISNLTLRKRLFAAKTTDQLLDIVLAFENKVMK; via the coding sequence ATGAAATACATAATCGACTTGTTGATAGCGCTGGTTTTCCTGGTAATGAACGCCGCTTTCGTACTGGCGGAGTACGCCATCATCAAAGTGCGCTATACAAAACTTGAGGAGCTTTCAGCCAAAGGCAATAAGCGGGCCGATCTGGCCAAACACGCGGTAAAGCACCTCGACGGATACCTGTCTTCGATCCAGCTCGGCATCACTATGGCAAGCCTCGGACTTGGCTGGATAGGCGAGCCGGCGCTCGCTCACCTGCTGGCCCCCGTCTTCACGGCGCTGAACCTGCCTTTCTCGACGACCGCCGCCTATTCCATTTCATTCGGAGCCGCTTTCATTGTGATGACAGGGGCGCATGTTATTTTAGGCGAACTGGTTCCCAAATACGCGGCAATACTTATGACTGAAAAGATGGCGCTCGCGGTGGCGCTGCCGCTTAATATTTTTTACCGCCTGACCCATTACCCCGTGCTTATAATAAACAAAAGCGCCAATTTTGTCACCCGCGCCATTGGGATCCACGCGAGCGAAAGCGACCTCCTGCATTCGGACGAGGAACTGCGCATGATACTCGGCCAGTCGCAGGAATATGGAAAAATTTCGCTGGGGCGCCTGATGATGTTCGAGCACCTTTTTGATTTCGGCAAGACCAGTGTGAAAGAAATAATGACGCCAAAAAGCGCCATCGCCTGGCTGTCGGTCCGAAAAACCTGGGCGGAAAACCTAAAAATCATCCGTGAAAAGAAATTTTCCCGCTATCCGCTGTCCGACGCCCCCCAGGAACTGGAATCCGGATTTGTGCATTTAAAAGACCTCAGCATAGCCTGTTTTGAGGAAGGCGGCGGCGCCCAGGGCCCTGAGCTTATTAAATTCAGACGCGAGCTGCGCCGGATCCCGGAAGAAATAACCGTCGAGAAAGCGCTGAGGGAATTTCAGGAACAACGCATCCAGTTGGCGCTTACAAAAAATTCAGCGGGCGAAACCACAGGGCTGCTTACCATGGAAGACATCGTGGAGGAACTCACCGGGGAAATAAGAGATGAATTTGACCAGCCTCCCCGCTTGCTGCTTAACGACGCCCTTATAAAAGAAGCCTGCGCTCTGGACCTTAAAGAAACCTCCCGTTTTGAAGCCATAGGTGAAGTGCTTGCAAAGCTGCACGCCGCGGCCCCCTGTTTTGACAAGGACGAAGCCCTTAAGGCCATAATAAAGCGCGAAACCAATTTCTCCACGGCGCTCGGACACCAGACTGCTTTCCCCCACGCCCGCCTGGCCTCGCTTTCAAAACCGCTGCTCGCGGTGGGAAAAAGCAGAGACGGCATTTATTTTCCCTCCCCCGACAACCAGCCGGTTAAAGTGATTTTTCTCATTCTCACCCCGTTTAACGAGCCGACCCTGCAACTTAACATCCTTTCCCAGCTATCGGGCCTTATCTCAAACCTTACGCTGCGCAAACGCCTGTTTGCGGCCAAAACAACGGACCAGCTGCTTGACATAGTACTAGCTTTTGAAAACAAGGTTATGAAATAA
- a CDS encoding glycosyltransferase family 2 protein, producing the protein MKTIIVLPAYNAEKTIEQTIKDIPEGVIDEVILVDDASSDKTAELAEKLGLKVIRHTKNKGYGGNQKTCYTQALADGADIVIMLHPDYQYNPKIVPYLVGLIENDICDVILANRIRTRKEALGGGMPFYKYLSNRFLTFVENLATGQNLGEWHSGMRAYSSKVLSTIPWRENSDDFVFDTQFLIQCASAGFRIGDVPIQTKYFEDASSISFTRSLKYGFTSLYVLFRYGLHKLKILKYPLLK; encoded by the coding sequence ATGAAAACCATAATAGTTTTGCCGGCCTACAACGCCGAGAAAACCATAGAACAAACCATAAAGGACATACCTGAAGGAGTTATCGATGAGGTTATCCTGGTGGATGACGCTTCTTCCGATAAAACCGCGGAGTTGGCCGAAAAATTGGGTCTTAAGGTAATAAGGCACACGAAAAACAAGGGCTATGGCGGAAACCAGAAAACATGCTACACGCAGGCCCTGGCCGACGGCGCGGATATAGTAATAATGCTTCACCCCGATTATCAGTACAATCCCAAAATAGTACCCTATCTGGTCGGTCTGATAGAAAACGATATCTGCGACGTTATTCTGGCTAACAGGATACGGACACGGAAAGAGGCCCTCGGCGGAGGGATGCCTTTTTATAAATATTTATCGAACCGGTTCCTGACTTTCGTCGAAAACCTGGCGACCGGGCAAAATCTCGGGGAATGGCACAGCGGAATGCGCGCGTATTCTTCCAAAGTCCTTTCAACTATTCCCTGGCGGGAGAACTCTGATGATTTTGTGTTCGATACCCAGTTTTTGATCCAATGCGCCAGCGCCGGTTTCCGTATCGGGGATGTTCCCATACAGACAAAATATTTTGAAGATGCGTCCTCGATAAGTTTTACAAGGAGCCTGAAATACGGATTTACCAGCCTGTATGTCCTTTTCAGATACGGCCTTCATAAACTGAAAATTTTAAAATATCCTTTGCTTAAATGA
- the secG gene encoding preprotein translocase subunit SecG gives MYTFLLVTHVLAASVLILSIVVFQTSKGSALAMFGGGGDSLFNSATGTSFIKKFTITVAAVFAATSLLLTVFASSNRMRSVVQEYPLQTRPQQQAPAAPAAQPAGGSPASAAAPAKAAPAPAKK, from the coding sequence ATGTATACCTTTCTTTTGGTGACTCATGTTTTAGCCGCTTCGGTGCTGATACTTTCCATAGTGGTATTTCAGACCAGCAAAGGTTCTGCGCTCGCGATGTTCGGCGGAGGGGGGGATTCTCTTTTCAACTCCGCTACCGGAACTTCATTTATTAAAAAGTTCACTATCACGGTAGCGGCGGTATTCGCGGCCACCTCGCTTTTGCTTACGGTGTTCGCTTCTTCAAACCGCATGCGCTCAGTGGTGCAGGAATATCCTCTGCAGACCCGGCCTCAGCAGCAGGCCCCCGCGGCGCCGGCGGCACAGCCCGCGGGCGGATCTCCCGCTTCGGCCGCGGCTCCGGCGAAAGCCGCGCCCGCGCCTGCGAAGAAATAG
- a CDS encoding glycosyltransferase family 39 protein, translating into MTFLNRLSDKINHAAGTDIVFSKEKREQDLNIFYLFLLFILMFVKLEPYILPQLDDMTHASMGISILQTGDWFTMHEGNLISWLKPPLYFWMEAVLFKIFKVSEYWARFPAALTGFLAFLLSYKVASKLFNKRTGFLTLFVLSTSFYFLSYTQRVMLDMPVTFAVILSIFSVVKAEKENNDKFLLLYGLGLAFGYYFKGIQGLYALGIIPVYYILTGQIRKLFNIYFLLSVLSAIFLIGLWFVPQYITHGKEFLLSQSGIGPLVNGGLAGHDNPFYRPFKNLFRMFYWSIPAFYGILLGFNGLKNKNERNGFILLFLWFFVIISALSASSVFGVRYLIPAFAPVGIFAALALEKLIKPLKFPYFQHVVCSIAGVVLIFVTIFPMPAPKEGSEYMSLYHCVNNIVPGDSKLLLYKERSYIFNQGLTFYSLRPLDKQVNNIEELLSEIRKNDKEAFIISDAKDYEEIKEAVPAAKLFKFASSDKWVLSRIHL; encoded by the coding sequence ATGACTTTCCTAAACCGCCTTTCCGATAAGATAAACCATGCGGCCGGCACTGACATCGTTTTTTCAAAAGAAAAACGGGAGCAGGACCTGAATATATTTTATTTATTCCTTTTATTCATCCTGATGTTCGTTAAGCTTGAACCGTATATATTGCCGCAACTGGACGATATGACCCATGCCTCCATGGGGATTTCGATCCTTCAAACCGGAGACTGGTTTACAATGCACGAGGGCAATCTGATAAGCTGGCTCAAGCCTCCGCTTTATTTCTGGATGGAAGCGGTTTTATTCAAAATTTTCAAAGTCTCCGAATACTGGGCCAGATTCCCCGCCGCCTTAACCGGGTTTTTAGCTTTTCTTCTCTCTTACAAAGTAGCGTCAAAACTTTTCAACAAAAGAACGGGTTTCCTGACTTTGTTCGTCCTGTCCACAAGTTTCTATTTTTTGAGCTATACTCAGAGAGTAATGCTTGATATGCCGGTAACTTTCGCCGTTATTTTAAGCATTTTTTCCGTTGTGAAGGCGGAAAAAGAAAATAACGATAAGTTCCTTCTGCTCTACGGCCTTGGCCTGGCTTTTGGATATTACTTTAAAGGGATACAGGGGCTTTACGCTTTGGGTATTATCCCCGTGTATTATATTCTCACAGGGCAAATCAGGAAATTGTTCAATATTTATTTTTTGCTTTCTGTTTTAAGCGCTATTTTTTTAATAGGTTTGTGGTTCGTGCCCCAATACATAACCCACGGTAAAGAGTTCCTTCTGTCACAGTCCGGAATAGGGCCCCTGGTCAACGGCGGCCTTGCGGGCCATGATAATCCTTTTTATCGCCCCTTCAAAAACCTTTTCAGGATGTTTTACTGGAGTATCCCCGCTTTTTATGGAATACTGCTTGGTTTTAACGGGCTGAAAAATAAAAACGAGCGCAATGGTTTTATTCTTTTGTTTTTATGGTTTTTTGTCATAATTTCCGCCTTATCCGCGAGCAGCGTTTTCGGCGTCAGATATCTTATTCCGGCCTTCGCGCCCGTGGGGATATTCGCAGCGTTAGCTCTTGAAAAGCTTATAAAGCCCCTGAAATTCCCTTATTTTCAGCATGTTGTCTGTTCGATCGCCGGTGTGGTTTTGATCTTCGTAACAATATTTCCCATGCCTGCCCCAAAGGAAGGGAGTGAATATATGTCTCTTTATCACTGCGTAAATAATATAGTGCCCGGTGACAGCAAGCTGCTTTTATACAAGGAAAGATCCTATATATTTAATCAGGGTTTAACTTTTTACAGTCTCCGGCCTTTAGACAAACAGGTAAACAATATTGAGGAACTGCTGTCGGAAATCCGGAAAAACGATAAGGAGGCCTTTATAATTTCAGACGCAAAAGATTATGAAGAAATAAAGGAAGCGGTTCCAGCCGCTAAATTATTTAAATTCGCCTCATCGGATAAATGGGTCTTATCCCGGATACATCTTTAA
- the gap gene encoding type I glyceraldehyde-3-phosphate dehydrogenase — protein MALKVGINGFGRIGRLVTRAILERKDNSIELVAVNDLTDSKTNAHLLKYDSVHGRFPGEVKAVSEEEISVDGKIIKVLKKKDPAELPWKDLGVQLVVESTGLFTIKKDGVNKKGKEVKGAENHITKGGAKKVIISAPAEGEDITIVMGVNEGKYDPKNHHVVSNASCTTNCLAPFSKVINDKWGIEKGLMTTIHAYTNDQKIHDMAHSDLRRARAAAISMIPTSTGAAKAIALVIPELKGKLDGFAIRVPTPNVSVVDLTVMLAKPATAEEINAAIKAAAEGPLKGILEYTEEPLVSIDFNHCPLSSIVDGKSTKVIGGNFVKVLAWYDNEWGYSNRVVDLALYMAGKGI, from the coding sequence ATGGCGCTTAAAGTAGGCATAAACGGTTTTGGCAGGATAGGCAGGCTGGTTACAAGGGCTATCCTTGAACGGAAAGACAATTCCATTGAGCTGGTGGCCGTAAACGATCTTACCGACTCAAAAACCAACGCGCATCTGCTGAAGTATGACTCGGTGCACGGCCGCTTTCCCGGAGAAGTAAAGGCCGTCTCGGAAGAGGAAATTTCAGTTGACGGGAAAATAATAAAGGTATTGAAGAAAAAAGACCCGGCCGAACTTCCCTGGAAAGACCTGGGCGTTCAGTTGGTGGTTGAATCCACCGGACTTTTTACCATAAAGAAAGACGGCGTGAACAAGAAAGGCAAGGAAGTGAAAGGCGCCGAAAACCACATCACCAAAGGCGGGGCGAAAAAAGTTATTATCTCGGCTCCGGCCGAGGGCGAGGACATTACCATAGTAATGGGCGTTAACGAAGGCAAATACGACCCTAAAAACCACCATGTGGTGTCCAACGCCTCCTGCACCACCAACTGCCTTGCGCCTTTTTCAAAGGTCATAAACGATAAATGGGGCATTGAAAAGGGGCTGATGACCACCATTCACGCCTATACCAACGACCAGAAAATCCACGACATGGCGCACTCTGACCTGCGCAGGGCCCGCGCGGCGGCCATCTCCATGATACCCACTTCCACGGGCGCGGCCAAAGCCATAGCGCTCGTGATACCGGAGCTTAAAGGGAAGCTGGACGGATTTGCCATACGCGTGCCCACCCCCAATGTCTCCGTGGTGGATCTTACCGTTATGCTTGCAAAACCAGCCACCGCCGAAGAGATAAACGCGGCTATAAAAGCGGCGGCCGAAGGCCCGCTTAAGGGCATACTTGAATATACCGAAGAGCCGCTTGTTTCCATAGACTTTAACCACTGCCCGCTCAGTTCCATTGTGGACGGCAAGAGCACCAAGGTCATAGGCGGCAATTTTGTTAAAGTGCTGGCGTGGTACGATAATGAGTGGGGCTATTCAAACCGCGTGGTTGACCTGGCCCTTTACATGGCAGGGAAAGGGATTTAG